A window from Salvia miltiorrhiza cultivar Shanhuang (shh) chromosome 2, IMPLAD_Smil_shh, whole genome shotgun sequence encodes these proteins:
- the LOC131010256 gene encoding uncharacterized protein LOC131010256, producing MKQIIDLSSMLFLSCSFSLLFIPGLADTSNSSNQNNSSKKSSGSSTWLEVLLICLGLVAVGAFSVFLFKLWQRKKREEQHARLLRLFEQDDELEVELGIRD from the exons ATGAAACAGATCATAGATCTCAGCTCTATGCTGTTTCTCTCATGTtccttttctcttctcttcattCCTG GATTGGCAGACACATCGAATTCTTCTAACCAGAACAATTCGAGCAAGAAGTCGTCTGGAAGCTCCACGTGGTTGGAAGTCCTCCTCATATGCCTCGGTCTTGTAGCCGTTGGGGCGTTTTCTGTCTTCTTATTCAAGCTGTGGCAGAGAAAGAAGCGAGAGGAGCAGCATGCCCGCCTCCTGAGGCTCTTTGAGCAGGATGATGAGCTTGAAGTGGAACTTGGCATCCGGGATTAA